A stretch of Lysinibacillus agricola DNA encodes these proteins:
- a CDS encoding phage tail domain-containing protein: protein MLESIHFMYDNISSKDMGVKIAWSKGGLYEEIFLPTRKIIEKKVANNEKPYFQRVEHEPLSFSLSFYLESWVEDKDIRKITRWLFQPYYKPLVLESNPNRVFNALVEGDSKLLHNGLKQGHVEFNIRCDSPYTYSHEHVFNNLEFRDSNVGYQIVDDVSTFEQGSFINTKITSNGLTIDKVDNSWGALYPNVKRWGEL, encoded by the coding sequence ATGTTGGAGTCTATTCATTTTATGTACGACAACATCTCATCGAAAGATATGGGTGTTAAAATTGCTTGGTCTAAAGGTGGATTATATGAAGAGATCTTTCTCCCTACACGTAAAATAATTGAAAAAAAAGTAGCTAATAACGAGAAACCTTACTTTCAGAGAGTGGAACATGAACCACTCTCTTTTAGTTTGTCTTTTTATTTAGAAAGTTGGGTTGAAGATAAGGATATAAGGAAAATTACACGTTGGTTATTTCAGCCATATTACAAACCTTTAGTTTTGGAAAGTAATCCAAACAGAGTGTTCAACGCTCTTGTTGAAGGCGATTCTAAATTGCTACATAACGGTTTAAAACAAGGTCATGTTGAATTTAACATTAGATGTGACTCACCTTATACCTATTCACATGAACATGTATTTAATAACTTAGAATTTAGAGATTCTAATGTAGGTTATCAAATTGTTGATGATGTGAGTACATTCGAACAAGGAAGTTTTATCAATACAAAAATCACATCTAATGGATTAACTATTGATAAAGTAGACAACTCTTGGGGAGCGTTATATCCCAACGTAAAGAGATGGGGTGAATTATAA
- a CDS encoding phage tail domain-containing protein, whose protein sequence is MKWSSLINSTGSYISKSYEISNVSSKYLTTILSNIINIHNQEVQFHYSVSYDYENWTSWKPINFNDNDLLNGLSLDGLIFRYRIVMNAKKNNEKPYVQSFSISFDPYESLENLGDFEIKPKLWIRKKNGNGTVEVTNMNTNQKMIIENLIDNEEVFIDCQKEDIVSDRKSLGVYRFDDHNDEYLRLVIGDNFLKGKGDFDMDIRHRYVFIQE, encoded by the coding sequence ATGAAATGGAGTTCTTTAATAAATTCAACAGGTTCTTATATTTCTAAAAGCTATGAGATATCCAATGTTTCTTCTAAGTATTTAACTACAATACTTTCGAATATTATAAATATACATAATCAAGAAGTCCAATTTCACTATTCAGTTTCCTACGATTATGAAAATTGGACTTCTTGGAAGCCAATAAACTTTAACGATAATGACTTATTGAATGGACTTTCATTAGATGGATTAATTTTCAGATACAGAATTGTTATGAATGCAAAAAAAAATAATGAAAAACCCTATGTCCAATCTTTCTCTATCTCATTTGACCCTTATGAGTCGTTAGAAAATTTAGGTGATTTTGAAATAAAGCCTAAGCTGTGGATTAGGAAGAAGAATGGAAATGGTACTGTTGAGGTTACTAATATGAATACAAATCAAAAAATGATTATTGAAAATCTCATAGATAATGAAGAAGTTTTCATAGATTGTCAAAAAGAAGATATAGTTTCTGATAGGAAAAGTCTAGGAGTATATAGATTCGATGACCATAATGATGAGTATTTGAGATTAGTAATTGGTGATAATTTCTTAAAAGGTAAAGGAGATTTTGACATGGATATTAGACATCGATACGTCTTTATTCAAGAATGA
- a CDS encoding phage tail tip lysozyme, with protein sequence MQALLDDLGSAKSMYRDMYETSKNSSGSAMRENEIYMRSLEARIALTRVEFEKLAVSIGDAFLTDGMVTFLQLASGGLGTITSLVNGVGLLPIVLGTAGMATFALSNNFRTLSANVGSSIISLLGFRGAATATTTATNLLTATSRGLEVAWKGLGIAFKGFISSLGVGLPLVAIGFVIEKLMSKMGEARQKAEELESANKEMLNSYSQNATDIDELSKKYEELEKKMALSNVDSKTINEYRDIQNEIGTKLPSLVTGEDSYGNKLIGTSDALKVKIDLLKQQLEIDKQIADAEANKKRNEDIDTYNSDMNSAKDKMQGRLQVLANYDDNSLKWAKKLDVPKDVVIRLVNDEGEPLYKTADEVAKKLDEVKTKHLEAKNSGNDGLVEYYSKLLFMLEETYKAVLPHELEMNKSTANLKTQYIASLNAMISTNSSLQDSTKEMAQVFSSQLLSMSDSSNINDLKNGLETLFSYNGNDELSSKANEITANISKSFSDMANATEEDFGKTSTNVKAMLDGLPKLLKDVIKDEEDRKAVMDLLNKTYENAVVQHEKIAKAAKESGISFEQAAANAVEFGEGAEQSGNAVSELASKMSEFKDVTEQMAGVSQSGVDALNDLIWQYDTLSNQLAGYTEQQLQDIYVKENLTAEERSVKKVLDDRVAIMKELSGIYPDLLGKDGKAIALSDAKRKAIEQETKANEVLLKANKLSRDGKLSADQDAMLSSTRKTMRVIEDIKKEIAALNVLQKALQDTYNKAMESMKGGDPNSYTYGMKAARAGTLLGQAQFKTSNYTSELDALQNSLNTNIGKIDSFSTAIENSSKSTSSNTKATKENNAEKEKSIWITDKYKQKLEELNLAIEKQQKLQSKYPEWSKEYKKSLESQIKLEKEKLALQQKQAKAIQSQIASGKIQQTGSVSSPSTSNGKINGYSGKITSGYGERSDNHRGVDIAMPKGTRVDAPASGTVIKAGSATSETNGKKMDWTYGNLVVIEDKNGIRHLLAHLDSTLVKVGDQVEAGTQIGKSGSSGHSTGPHLHYEQNNSKGQTINPTATLNSIRSGNGTVTSSASSQQAVVWNYFKNKGLNDKAIAGLMGNIQQESGFNSSAVNKSSGASGIFQWLGGRKTGLQDYAKSVGKSWTDMQVQLDYAWKELQSTEKKSLASLQRNDLSSSQHASEFERLFERSGGSAVGKRQDYANQYYNQFAGTNGGAGIGIDTSQQAIDQAKSDLLSLQGDALNTQSIIDNLNEELVKSNLAYYDHLIDGVDRSIQMSNILASQQSEHSKAYRDELEKETKHLKYKQTLLHNEANFIRNQLKRKDLSPALKGELTTQLSELSLAWWDVAESIKDVNEKIQNSKVESYIAKYDELRQIQDKTISYEKAKLEELDTSSARYVKTLASINNAMREKQNSNRYELTQLTALINKNELQGDALEYAKNRIEELTLSIKELQIEIQDGDYDILINIKTQSDEKIGIMESAINQAEAIRKMFDEGSADYVKYTKVILAEYEKMAKQHLATRDALVAELQQRDVKAERIKEINKLMAEEHLAYVNATLSIKEYTKQVEEANKSQLESVADKAINAYKEYIQERRDEHIKTLDDEIKHENEKHEQIMKNLNDEMDLFRKNVEDKLRLIDRQEAQRSYDMEISDLEKERNNVQSQFDELALDNSHEGKAKRKKLKEQLDEIDKQIEEKRHSREVELRKESLNDALEAKEEEVNEKIELQDKEHENVINKINREKEYWEKHYKDLLNDERKFAEMREAILSGHFEKIDAEFQEYVQKMINTMPLLEDSLDGTMVAVGTSIRQNVIDNLNEALKLIDEFNDSQKASDNGSFNFNPYDGNQVQTSNGNLSQGDLQVLLGKFLFDNVAPNTSGSEKDNIRQMAEKLAEQGRKNGSTQFTKDDVNFNDSIKGLTQADMDALYEYFDSSKGMLGGNYDSFIEQFISSISGNKHESTNDGSLSKADMQVMLGKFIYEKLVPDTSLSANTKTALKAKADGVAKQGRNGGSKISENVTFDAIKSTYTSGQVNQMKSFFDSNLGMIDNAKTRELMQRKIASLDTGGFMNWNGTGIDGKGGKAIIAHPNEIMLNKVDTKGFFDSINVMDKVMSNLSPFLSKFAPAQKTSPVVSGDTYGDIKINFNIDKMNGDKNDLSRFNKMIDDDLLRRKGVRK encoded by the coding sequence ATGCAAGCATTATTAGATGATTTAGGTTCTGCAAAATCAATGTACAGAGACATGTACGAAACATCTAAGAATAGTTCCGGAAGTGCAATGCGAGAAAATGAAATTTACATGCGTTCACTCGAAGCACGAATTGCATTGACACGAGTTGAATTTGAAAAGTTAGCAGTATCAATAGGAGACGCCTTTCTCACAGATGGCATGGTGACATTTCTTCAATTAGCTTCAGGTGGATTAGGTACTATAACTAGTCTTGTAAATGGAGTTGGGTTACTCCCTATCGTTTTAGGCACTGCAGGTATGGCAACATTCGCTTTATCTAATAACTTTAGAACATTAAGCGCTAACGTTGGCAGCTCTATTATTTCATTGCTTGGATTTAGAGGTGCTGCAACAGCTACTACCACTGCAACTAATCTTTTGACAGCGACATCTAGAGGATTAGAAGTGGCATGGAAAGGTTTAGGTATAGCGTTTAAAGGGTTCATATCTTCTTTAGGCGTAGGATTGCCTTTAGTTGCCATTGGCTTTGTTATTGAAAAACTAATGAGTAAGATGGGCGAAGCTCGTCAAAAAGCTGAAGAGTTAGAATCTGCTAATAAAGAAATGCTTAATTCGTATAGTCAAAATGCTACAGATATTGATGAGTTATCAAAGAAATATGAAGAACTAGAGAAAAAAATGGCATTATCTAATGTCGACTCTAAAACTATTAATGAATATCGGGATATCCAAAATGAAATTGGCACAAAGCTCCCTTCTTTGGTTACTGGTGAAGATTCCTACGGTAATAAATTAATAGGTACAAGTGACGCACTTAAAGTTAAGATTGACTTACTCAAACAACAATTAGAGATAGATAAACAAATAGCTGATGCTGAAGCAAATAAGAAGAGAAATGAAGATATCGATACTTATAATTCAGATATGAACTCAGCTAAAGACAAAATGCAAGGACGTTTACAGGTATTAGCAAATTATGATGATAACTCTTTAAAGTGGGCTAAAAAACTCGATGTACCAAAAGACGTTGTAATTAGACTTGTTAATGATGAAGGCGAACCATTATATAAAACTGCTGACGAAGTTGCTAAAAAATTAGATGAAGTTAAAACTAAGCACCTCGAAGCTAAAAATTCAGGCAACGATGGTTTAGTAGAGTACTACAGTAAATTATTATTCATGCTAGAAGAGACATATAAAGCTGTATTACCACATGAACTTGAGATGAATAAGTCAACTGCTAACCTAAAAACGCAATATATAGCATCATTAAATGCCATGATTAGTACAAATTCATCATTGCAAGACTCTACAAAAGAAATGGCTCAAGTTTTCTCATCACAACTACTTTCAATGTCTGATTCTAGTAACATTAATGATCTAAAAAATGGTTTAGAAACACTATTCTCCTATAACGGTAATGACGAGTTATCTAGTAAAGCAAATGAGATAACTGCTAATATTTCTAAATCATTCAGTGATATGGCTAATGCTACAGAAGAAGATTTTGGAAAAACATCAACAAATGTTAAAGCTATGTTGGATGGTCTTCCAAAGCTTTTAAAAGATGTTATTAAAGACGAAGAAGACAGAAAAGCTGTAATGGATTTGCTTAACAAGACATATGAAAATGCAGTTGTACAGCATGAGAAAATAGCGAAAGCTGCAAAAGAAAGTGGAATAAGTTTTGAACAAGCTGCAGCTAACGCAGTTGAGTTCGGTGAAGGCGCAGAACAATCAGGTAACGCAGTATCAGAACTAGCCTCAAAAATGAGCGAATTCAAAGATGTAACTGAACAAATGGCAGGAGTATCTCAATCAGGAGTTGATGCATTAAACGACTTAATATGGCAGTACGACACACTATCCAATCAATTAGCAGGCTATACAGAACAACAACTTCAAGATATCTATGTTAAAGAAAATTTAACTGCAGAAGAACGCTCAGTTAAAAAAGTCTTAGATGATCGTGTAGCTATAATGAAGGAACTGTCAGGGATATACCCTGATTTACTTGGTAAAGATGGTAAAGCTATTGCCCTATCGGATGCGAAACGTAAAGCTATTGAACAAGAAACTAAAGCTAATGAGGTTCTTCTTAAAGCAAATAAGCTTTCTCGCGACGGTAAACTGAGTGCAGACCAAGACGCAATGTTATCTAGTACTAGAAAAACTATGCGTGTAATAGAAGATATAAAAAAAGAAATCGCAGCCTTAAATGTTTTACAAAAAGCTTTACAGGATACGTACAATAAAGCTATGGAAAGCATGAAAGGTGGAGACCCAAACAGTTATACTTACGGTATGAAGGCTGCTCGAGCAGGTACATTACTTGGTCAAGCTCAATTTAAAACAAGTAATTATACATCTGAATTAGATGCTCTGCAAAATTCATTAAATACTAACATCGGTAAAATTGATAGTTTCTCTACTGCCATTGAAAACTCTTCTAAGTCTACTAGCAGTAATACTAAAGCTACAAAAGAGAACAATGCTGAAAAAGAAAAATCCATTTGGATTACTGATAAGTATAAGCAAAAATTAGAAGAACTTAATTTAGCAATTGAAAAGCAGCAAAAGTTACAATCTAAGTATCCCGAATGGTCTAAAGAATATAAGAAATCACTAGAATCTCAAATTAAGCTTGAGAAGGAAAAGCTAGCATTACAACAAAAGCAAGCTAAAGCTATACAATCTCAAATTGCTTCAGGTAAGATTCAGCAAACTGGTAGCGTTTCAAGTCCATCTACTTCGAACGGTAAGATTAATGGATATAGTGGTAAAATTACTTCTGGTTATGGAGAACGTTCAGATAATCATCGTGGCGTAGATATTGCTATGCCTAAAGGTACTCGTGTAGATGCTCCTGCGTCTGGTACAGTCATCAAAGCAGGTTCAGCAACATCAGAAACAAATGGCAAGAAGATGGACTGGACTTACGGCAACTTAGTAGTTATTGAAGATAAAAATGGAATTAGACATTTACTAGCACACTTAGATAGCACTCTAGTAAAAGTTGGCGATCAAGTAGAAGCAGGAACTCAAATCGGTAAGTCTGGTAGCTCTGGTCATTCTACAGGACCCCACTTACACTACGAACAAAATAATTCTAAAGGTCAAACAATTAATCCTACTGCTACTTTAAATTCTATTCGTTCTGGTAATGGTACGGTAACCTCCTCTGCTTCTAGTCAACAAGCTGTAGTTTGGAATTATTTCAAAAATAAAGGTTTAAATGATAAAGCTATCGCAGGACTTATGGGTAATATTCAACAGGAATCAGGCTTTAATTCAAGTGCTGTCAATAAGTCTTCAGGAGCGTCAGGTATTTTCCAATGGCTAGGTGGGCGTAAAACAGGACTACAAGATTACGCTAAATCAGTAGGTAAATCTTGGACTGATATGCAAGTTCAATTGGACTATGCTTGGAAAGAGTTGCAATCTACTGAGAAAAAGTCTTTAGCATCTTTACAAAGAAATGATTTATCATCTTCCCAACATGCATCTGAATTTGAGAGATTATTTGAACGTTCTGGTGGTTCTGCTGTTGGTAAACGTCAAGACTATGCTAACCAATATTATAATCAATTTGCAGGCACTAATGGCGGTGCAGGAATTGGTATTGATACTTCTCAGCAGGCTATTGACCAAGCTAAATCAGATTTACTGTCACTACAGGGAGACGCTCTCAATACTCAATCTATCATTGATAATTTGAATGAAGAATTAGTTAAATCTAATCTCGCATATTACGATCATCTTATTGATGGCGTAGACCGTTCTATTCAGATGTCTAATATTCTCGCATCTCAACAATCGGAGCATTCAAAGGCGTATCGGGATGAGTTAGAAAAAGAAACTAAGCATCTAAAGTATAAGCAAACTTTACTGCATAACGAAGCTAACTTTATTCGTAATCAACTTAAACGTAAAGATTTGTCCCCTGCTTTAAAAGGTGAATTGACTACTCAACTAAGTGAATTATCATTGGCTTGGTGGGATGTTGCTGAAAGCATAAAAGATGTAAATGAGAAGATTCAAAATAGTAAAGTTGAATCATACATCGCAAAGTATGATGAGTTACGTCAAATACAAGATAAGACTATTAGCTATGAAAAAGCTAAACTTGAAGAATTGGATACTTCTTCCGCTAGATATGTGAAAACTCTTGCAAGTATAAACAATGCGATGAGAGAAAAACAAAACTCTAATCGCTACGAATTAACTCAATTAACTGCTCTAATAAACAAAAATGAGTTGCAAGGTGACGCTTTAGAGTATGCTAAAAACCGTATAGAAGAATTGACACTAAGTATTAAAGAATTACAGATTGAAATTCAAGATGGAGATTATGATATTTTAATTAATATTAAAACTCAATCTGATGAAAAAATTGGCATAATGGAATCTGCAATTAATCAAGCTGAAGCAATTCGTAAAATGTTTGATGAAGGCTCTGCTGATTACGTCAAATATACGAAAGTTATTCTTGCAGAATATGAAAAAATGGCTAAACAGCATTTAGCAACTAGAGACGCTTTAGTTGCAGAATTACAGCAGCGTGATGTTAAGGCTGAACGTATTAAGGAAATTAACAAGCTAATGGCAGAGGAACATCTAGCTTATGTAAATGCTACCCTATCCATCAAAGAGTATACAAAACAAGTTGAGGAAGCTAATAAATCGCAACTTGAAAGTGTTGCAGATAAAGCTATCAATGCATATAAAGAATACATTCAAGAGCGTAGAGATGAGCATATAAAGACTCTTGATGATGAAATTAAGCATGAAAATGAAAAGCACGAGCAAATCATGAAAAATCTTAATGATGAAATGGATTTGTTTAGAAAGAACGTTGAAGATAAGCTAAGACTTATTGATCGTCAAGAAGCTCAACGAAGTTATGACATGGAAATTTCAGACTTAGAAAAAGAGCGTAATAATGTTCAAAGCCAATTTGACGAATTAGCTTTAGATAATTCACATGAAGGTAAAGCTAAACGTAAAAAGTTAAAAGAACAATTAGATGAAATTGACAAGCAAATTGAAGAAAAACGTCATAGTCGTGAAGTCGAATTACGTAAAGAATCTTTAAACGATGCCTTAGAAGCTAAAGAAGAAGAAGTAAATGAAAAAATTGAACTTCAAGATAAAGAGCACGAAAATGTAATCAATAAGATTAATCGTGAAAAAGAATATTGGGAGAAGCATTACAAAGATTTACTTAATGATGAACGAAAATTTGCCGAAATGAGAGAGGCAATTCTTTCTGGTCATTTTGAGAAAATTGATGCTGAATTTCAAGAATATGTTCAAAAAATGATTAATACTATGCCACTTTTAGAAGATTCTCTAGACGGTACTATGGTAGCTGTCGGAACTTCTATTAGACAAAATGTAATTGATAATTTAAACGAAGCACTTAAATTAATTGATGAATTTAATGATAGTCAAAAAGCATCTGATAATGGTTCATTCAACTTCAATCCTTATGACGGTAATCAAGTTCAAACATCTAATGGCAATCTATCTCAGGGTGATTTACAAGTATTATTAGGTAAATTCTTATTTGACAACGTTGCTCCTAACACATCTGGCAGTGAAAAAGATAATATTCGTCAAATGGCAGAAAAATTGGCTGAGCAAGGTCGAAAAAATGGCAGCACTCAATTCACTAAAGATGACGTTAATTTTAATGATTCCATTAAAGGTCTTACTCAAGCCGATATGGACGCTTTATATGAATACTTTGATAGTAGTAAAGGAATGTTAGGCGGTAATTATGATAGTTTTATTGAGCAGTTTATAAGTAGTATTTCTGGCAATAAACATGAATCTACGAATGATGGAAGTTTATCTAAAGCAGATATGCAAGTTATGCTAGGTAAATTTATTTATGAAAAATTAGTACCTGATACATCGTTGAGCGCTAATACTAAAACAGCATTAAAAGCAAAAGCTGACGGCGTTGCCAAACAAGGTCGAAACGGTGGTTCAAAGATTTCAGAAAATGTGACATTCGATGCTATAAAGAGTACATACACTTCTGGACAAGTCAATCAAATGAAGTCATTCTTTGACTCCAATTTAGGTATGATTGATAATGCTAAAACTAGAGAGCTAATGCAAAGAAAGATAGCTTCGCTTGATACTGGTGGATTTATGAATTGGAATGGAACAGGTATCGATGGTAAAGGTGGTAAAGCCATCATAGCTCATCCAAATGAAATTATGTTGAATAAAGTTGATACCAAAGGATTCTTTGATTCAATTAATGTAATGGATAAGGTCATGAGCAACCTATCCCCTTTCCTATCAAAATTCGCACCTGCACAAAAAACATCTCCTGTTGTTAGTGGAGATACATATGGTGACATCAAAATAAACTTCAATATTGATAAAATGAATGGTGACAAAAATGACTTAAGTCGATTCAATAAAATGATTGACGATGATTTATTACGTAGAAAAGGAGTGAGAAAGTAA